The window TTCGGGCTGCCCGGTGAGCGCGATCCTGCGGCCGTGGCTGCCCTCCGGTGTCGAGACGATCTGGGCGCCAAAATGCTTCAGCATCAGTTCAGTGTGGTCGCGGCTCGCCTCGGTCTCGATCACGGTGGTGACGCCGGGCGCGGCCAGCCCCGCCAGCAGCACCGCGGATTTTATCTGGGCCGAGGCCACAGGCGTCCGGTAGAGGATCGGCAATGGATCGCGGGCGCCCTCGAGGGTCAGCGGCAGGCGGCCGCCTTCTCCAGCTGTGGCAACCCGGGCGCCCATCAATTCCAGGGGATCGAGCACCCGCCGCATCGGGCGAGAGCGCAGCGAGGCGTCGCCGTCGAAGGTCGCGGCAATGGGGCAGCCCGCCACCGCCCCCATCACCAGCCGGCATCCGGTACCGGAGTTGCCGAAATCCAGGGGAACTTGCGGCGCCGCGAACCCGGCGACACCGACACCGCAGACCTTCCAGGCGAAATCGCCGGTTCGCTCGACGTTCGCGCCCAGCGCCCGCATCGCCTTGGCGGTATTCAGGACGTCGTCGCCCTCGAGCAGACCCGAAATGCGGGTTTCGCCGACTGAAAGCGCGCCCAGAATCAGGGCCCGGTGCGAGATCGACTTGTCGCCGGGAACACGAACCTTCCCGCCGAGGGGGCCGCTCGCACGGGCTTCGAGCGGGGTCGGTTGATCGGCGAGGTGGGCTGATTGGGTCAAGATTGTGTCCTCTGCGCGGGCCGCAGGTAACATATGGGCCGCGCGGCGTCACGCAGGCATCCGCATCCCGCAAAGCGCTATTGACAGGGGCGCGGCAACTAGCCAAGTGAAGCACCGTTTTTCAGAAATTCCCAGGATTCCACCCGTGGCCAAATCCGATCTCGGAACCAAACGTATTTGCCCGACGACAGGCAAGAAATTCTACGATCTCAACAAGAGCCCGGTGATCTCGCCCTACACCGGCGAGGTCGTGCCGATCGCGCCGGTGCCGCCGCCGCGAACCCGCGCGGACGCGGCCGCCCGCGCCAGTGCCGCAGCGGCTGCCTCTGCCGCCGAAGCCGTGCCGGAGCCGGTGGAGGCTGAAGAGTTGGTGCCGCTCGAGGAAGCCGATGCCGAGGAGAACACCGGCAAGGTCAAGGCCGTCGTTCCCGAATCGGAAGACGATATCGAGATCGACGAGACCATCGAAGACGACGACGATGATGATTCGACCTTCATCGCCGACGAGGAAGAGGGCGACGAGGACGTCACCGACATCATCGGCGACGTCGGCGGCGACGAGGAGACTTGAGATCGGCCCTGAACTGTGTTCAGGATTCCGCCGTGTTCAGGATTTAGCCGCGCGTCGCCCAAGGCACGCGGCAGTTCTAAGGGGCCATAGCTCAGCTGGGAGAGCGCTTGCATGGCATGCAAGAGGTCGGCGGTTCGATCCCGCCTGGCTCCACCACGCTTCGCCCTTCGGGCTTCGCGTGGCGCAGCCACGTGATGGCCGAAAGGCGAAGCGTGGTGCCCGGCGTAGCCCTCTTGGGCGAAGACGGGCTGGCGACGTCACCTAGTTCCACCTATGCTTGTTCCGCCCGGGTCTTCGGCTTCGCGTGAGACGCAGATGTGGTACGTCTACATCATCCGCAGCGTAGATTTTCCGGACCAAGAGTATACCGGAGCAACCGCCGATCTGAAGCGGCGAATCCCGGAACACAACGCCGGCAAATCCGCGCACACGGCAAAATTCAAGCCTTGGAAACTGGTTTGGTACTGCGCTTTCCCGGATAAATACAAAGCACTGGCATTCGAGAAATATCTCAAATCCCACTCCGGCCGGGCATTCGCGAAGAAGCGGCTCTGACGTTCAACCACCCCGCCCCCCTACTCCCCAATCACCGCATTCAGCCGGTCCCTCAGCGCGACCAGCTCGTTCTTCATCGCCGACAATTCGCCGACCGAGCAGTCCGACGCCGCGAGGATCGCCTGAGGCACCGCCCTAGCTTTTTCCCGAAGCGCCTGGCCGCGGGAGGTGAGCGCGATCAGCACTTGCCGCTCGTCTTCGGTGCTGCGCGTACGCTTGATCAGTTCGGCTGCCTCCAGCCGCTTCAGCAGGGGCGTAAGCGTGCCGGAATCCAGAAACAGCCGTTCACCGATGTCCTTCACAGAGAGGCCGTCGCGCTCCCACAGCACCAGCATCACAAGATATTGCGGATAGGTCAGCCCGAGCCGGTCAAGTAACGGCTTATAGACCCGGTTGAACGCATGCGCGGTGGAGTAGATCGCGAAACAGAGCTGATTGCCGAGCAAGAGCGGCAAATCCGTCGCGTGTTTCCTGGCCATTCGCAACCTCGTCAAATCACAAGCTTACCGGTTCATTGTGGGGTCGGAACCACCCACAATCAATTGTTACCAATTAAATTGCGTGCCGTTCTCTTTTCTATATTGCGCAAAATTAAATTGTGTGCAATATAAATAGCACCGAAACCGCAACAGGGAGAACCCCCCATGTCAGTCAACGTGCTCTATAAGACCAGCGCCAAGGCGACCGGCGGCCGTGACGGCCACGCCGCTACGCTCGATGGAACGTTCGACGTCAAACTCGCAACCCCGAAGGAACTGGGTGGCGGCGGCGGCGCCGGCAACAATCCCGAACAGCTTTTCGCCGCCGGATATGCGGCCTGCTTCATCGGCGCGATGAAGTTTGTCGCCTCGCAAGGCGGCCCGAAGGTGCCGGCCGACGCGGCGGTGACCACCACAGTCGGCATCGGTCCGCGCGCGGCCGGCGGTTTTGGCCTGGATATCGATCTCGCCGTCTCCCTCCCCGGGGTTCCGCGCGCGGAGGCTGAGACTCTGGTGGAGAAAGCGCACCAGGTATGCCCCTATTCCAACGCCACCCGTGGCAACGTCGATGTGCGCCTGAAGATTGTGTAAGGACGGCTGGCCCGCCGCGACAATTGGCGGGCCATTCGCCCAAAGGTTCGGTCAACGACCGGCGCGACGCAGCTCGACGTCGGTGCCGGCATACGCCCACGCGTGCGAAGGCATTGCTGCCGCCCCCGAACCTCGCTAGCTCTGGAAACCGAACGCTCCTCTTATTCCAATTTCCCTTTGAGCGAAGGTTGTTTCCATGACTTCCAGAACCGTCCCCGGCGCGATGGCCGGATTGCGTGTGATCGATCTGACGCGGGTCCTCGGCGGACCCTATTGCACGCAGATCCTCGCCGACCACGGCGCCGACGTGATCAAGGTCGAGCCGCCCGCCGGCGACGAGGTGCGCGACTGGGGACCGCCGTTCCACGGCGAAGACGCGGCCTATTTCGTCGGCATCAACCGCAACAAGCGCTCGATCGGGCTCGACCTCGCTTCCGTTGGCGGGCGCGCCGTGCTGATGAAGCTGTTGGAGCGCGCCGACGTCCTGATCGAGAATTTCAAGCCGGGCACGCTCGACAAATGGGGCATCGGCAACGATGTGCTGCGCGAAAAATTCCCAAAACTCGTGCACTGCCGGATTTCCGGCTTCGGCGGCGACGGCCCGCGCGGAGGCAATCCGGGCTATGATGCCATCATTCAGGCCATGACCGGCATGATCGCCGCGACCGGCTCGCCGCAATCGGGTCCGATGCGGATCGGCGTGCCGCTGGTCGATATCTCCACCGGGCTTTACGCGGCGATCGGCATTTTGATGGCGCTGTCGGAGCGCCAACGATCCGGCCTCGGGCAGTTTCTCGAAACCACGCTGTACGAAACCGGCCTAGCCATCATGCATCCGCACGCGGCGAATTACTTTATGCACGGCAAGCCGCCAAGCCTCACCGGCAACGAGCATCCGAATCTCGTTCCTTACGCGATCTTCCCGACCAAGACCGACAACATTTTTATTGGCGTCGGCAATGACGGCACCTTCAGAAAACTCTGCAAGGAGATCGGCAAGCCCGAACTCGCCGGCGATCGGCGCTTTGCCCGCAACAAGGACCGCATCGCCAACCGCGACGCGCTGCGCGCCGAGCTTGCCGCGGTGTTCAGCCTCTACGACGCCGAGCCGCTCTGCGATCGCCTGCTCGCCGCGGGCCTTCCGGCCGGACCGGTGCAGAGGATCGACCAGGCGCTGACCAGCGCCCACACCGTCCATCGCGGTGATGTCGTCGAGAAGGACTGGTACAAGGGGGTTGCCTCCCCGATCCGTCTCGAACGCACCAAGCCAAGCCTGCGCAACGTCCCACCGAAATTCAGCGAGCACACGCGCGAGGTGCTGACGGAATTCGGATTTTTGACAAGCGAGATCGATGCGCTGGTAGCCCAAGGCGTGGTCTGCGGCCCCGAGCGCAAGCGCTAGTTGCCTTAACCCGGATGCCGTGCAGTGCGCTGCACCGCATCCGGGACACCCGACCCCGCATCAGTCCATTTTAGCGCTTCCCTTGGCCGGCGCTTCCCCCGTACCATCCCCTTGTCTACACAGTCATTTGCCCGTCATCCGTCGCTGTTAACGCGCATACTGGGGAATGACGGTCCATTCAGGAGGGGGTTTTATGCTGCTTCGACATTTCGGCCTTGGCACTACGCTCGCGGCCACGCTTGCGCTCGCTACTCCAGCCCATGCCGTGACCGAGATTCAGTGGTGGCATGCGATGACCGGCCCGAACAACGACGTCGTGGTCAAGCTCGCCAATGATTTCAACGCGTCGCAAAGCGACTACAAGATCGTGCCGACCTTCAAGGGCGGCTACGCCGATGTGCTCAACGCCGGGATCGCGGCATTCCGGGCCGGCAATGCGCCCGGCATCATGCAGGTGTTCGAAGTCGGGACTGCGACCATGATGGCGGCCAAGGGCGCCATCAAACCGGTTTCCGAACTGATGAAGGAGCAGGGCGAGAGTTTTGACCCCAAATCCTATCTGCCGGCGATCACCGGTTACTACTCGACCTCGAAGGGCGACATGCTGTCGTTTCCTTTCAACTCGTCGAGCATGGTGCTCTGGGTCAACCTCGACGCGCTGAAGAAGGCCGAGATCGCCGAGCCGCCGAAGACCTGGCCGGAGCTGTTCGCCGACGCCAAGAAATTGCATGCGACGAGCCCGACCTGCGGCTTTTCCGGATCCTGGATCACCTGGGGACTGATCGAGCAATTCTCCGCCTGGCATAACGTGCCGATCGGCAGCAAGGCCAACGGGCTCGATGGCTTTGAGACCGTGCTCGAATTCAACAACCCGCTGGAGACCAAGCTGCTCGAAAGCCTCGTCGATCTGCAGAAGGACAAGAGCTACGACTATTCGGGACGCACCAACACCGGCGAAGGCCGTTTCACGTCCGGTGAATGTCCGATCTACATGACTTCCTCGGCGTTTTATCCAAACGTCAAGGCCAACGCCAAGTTCGCCTACACCGCTGTGCCGATGCCGTATTTCCCTGATGTCAACGGCGCGCCGCAGAATTCCATCATCGGCGGCGCCTCGTTGTGGGTGATGGGCGGCAAGACGCCCGAAGAATACAAGGGAATCGCAAAATTCTTCACCTTCCTGTCGGACACCGACCGCCAAGTCTATCTGCACGAGGTTTCCGGCTATCTGCCGATCACCAAGGCGGCTTACGAAAAAACCAAGGCCTCGGGCTTCTATGAAAAGAATCCGATCCTCGAAGTCCCGCTCAAGGAATTGACCAACAAGCCGCCGACCGAGAATTCGCGCGGCCTTCGCTTTGGCGGCATGGTGCAGATGCGCGACGTCTGGTCGGAGGAAATCGAGGCGGCGCTCGCCGGCAAGAAGTCGGCGAAGGAAGCCCTCGACGCCGCGGTGTCGCGCGGCAACCAGATGCTTCGGCAGTTTGAGCGCACCGCCGCCAAATAGCAGCGGCGAGGACCGCGGCAGGGCTCGACCTGTCGCGGTCCATCAAGCGAGGCATCATGGAACCCCGGGCGATCTTCTCAGGCAAGCTGCTGCCCTATCTTCTGATCCTGCCGCAGCTTGCGGTCTCGCTGATCTTTTTCTATTGGCCGGCGCTGCAGGCCTTGCAGCAATCGTTCCTGGTGCAGGACGCCTTCGGGCTCTCGACCGAATTCGTCTGGTTCGAGAATTATGTAGCTCTACTGAAAACGCCCGAATACTACCACGCGATCGGCGTCACCTTCGTGTTTTCGGCGCTGGTGGCGTTCTTCTCGCTCACGCTCGGCCTTTTGCTCGCGACGATGGCGAACAACAACATCCGCGGCGTCCAGATCTATCGCACCTTCCTCATTATTCCCTATGCGGTGGCGCCGGCGGTTGCCAGCGTGCTCTTCATCTTCATGTTCCAGCCCGGCCTCGGCATGATCGCGCGCGCCCTGCAGCGCAACGGCATCGACTGGAATCCGGTGCTCAACGGCACCCATGCGATGATCCTGGTCGTCATCGTCGCGGTCTGGAACCAGATCAGCTATAATTTCCTTTTTTTCCTCGCCGGCCTGCAGGCGATCCCGAAAAGCGTGATCGAGGCCGCCGCGATCGATGGCGCCAAGCCGATGCGGCGGTTCTGGACCATCGTGTTTCCGCTGCTGTCGCCGACCACATTCTTCCTGATCATCGTCAATATTACCTACGTGTTCTTCAACACGCTCGGCATCATCGATACCGCAACCGGCGGCGGCCCCAACGGCGCCACCCAGACGCTGGTCTACAAGGTGTTTCAGGACGGCAAGGGCGGCACCGATCTCGGCGGCTCGGCGGCGCAGTCGGTGATCCTGATGATCATCGTGGTCGCGCTCACCGCATTTCAGTTTCGCTACGTCGAAAAGAAGGTTCATTACTGAACGCCATGGTCGAGCACCGCCGCTTTGGAAACCTGCTGCCGCATCTGGTCCTTTTGGCCGGCGTCGCGATCGTCGCCTTTCCGGTCTATCTCGCAATCATCGCCTCGACCCACGACAACACCGTGATCGCCAACGGGCAGATGCCGCTCTACCCCGGCTCGCGTGGGCTCGAGACGTACTGGAACACCATCGTTTCCGGCACCGGCAGGACCACGCGCCAGGCGGTCGGCGTCATGATGTTCAACAGCCTGATCATGGCGATCGGCATCGCAATCGGCAAAATCGCGATCTCGATCATCTCGGCCTATGCGATCGTATTCTTCGCGTTCCCGTTCCGCATGACGGCGTTCTGGACCATCTTCATCACGCTGATGCTGCCGGTCGAGGTGCGTATCTTTCCGACCTACAAGATCACCAGCGACCTGCACGTGCTCGATTCCTATTCGGGGCTGATCCTGCCGCTGATCGCATCGGCGACCGCGACGCTGTTGTTTCGCCAGTTCTTCATGACCGTGCCGAAGGAACTGGTGGAAGCCTCGAAAATCGACGGCGCCGGCCCGATCCGGTTTTTCTGGGATACGCTGCTGCCGCTGTCGATGACCAACATCGCCGCATTGTTCGTGATCCTCTTCATCTACGGCTGGAATCAGTATCTCTGGCCGCTCCTGATCACGACCCGCGACGATATGCAGACCATCGTGATCGGCATCAAGAAGATCATCGACGTGCGCGACGCCTTGACCGAATGGCAGGTGGCGATGGCGACCGCCGTGCTCGCGATGCTGCCGCCGGTTGCAGTCGTCGTGCTAATGCAACGCCTGTTCGTCAAAGGCCTGATCGAGACGGAGAAGTGAAGATGCGAGTGGCGAGTAGCGAATGGCGAATGGCCGCAGTGAGTGGCGAATGGCGAATGGCGAATAGAAAGTCTGGTCATTCCTGGCCAATTTCGTCCTTCGCTATTCGCTATTCCCTATTCGCTATTCGCCTTCATCAGAGATAGCCCAATGGCCGGTGTCATCCTCCGCGACGTCCGCAAGATCTATCCGAGCGGCTTTGAGGCGATCAAGGGCATTGGCCTCGAAGTCGGCGACGGCCAGTTCTGCGTGCTGGTCGGCCCTTCCGGCTGCGGCAAGTCGACGCTGCTGCGGATGGTCGCGGGGCTCGAGACCATCAGCGGCGGCGAGATCGACATCGGCGGGCGCATCGTCAACCAAATCGAGCCGGCCGAGCGCGACATCGCCATGGTGTTCCAGAATTACGCGCTCTATCCGCATATGAGCGTCTACAACAACATGGCCTATGGCCTGCGCAACCGCGGCATGGCCAAGCCCGAGATCGACACCCGCGTCCAGGAAGCCGCGCGCATTCTCGAAATCGGCCCGATGCTCGATCGCAAGCCCGGGCAATTGTCCGGCGGACAGCGCCAGCGCGTCGCGATGGGCCGCGCCATCGTGCGGCAGCCAAAGGTGTTTCTGTTCGACGAGCCGTTGTCGAACCTCGACGCCAAGCTGCGCATCGCGATGCGCGTCGAGATCCGCAAATTGCAGCGGCGGCTGAACACCACCTCGATCTATGTGACCCACGACCAGCTCGAAGCGATGACGCTTGCCGATATTCTGGTGGTCATGAATGGCGGGCAGGTCGAGCAGATCGGCAACCCGCTGGAAATCTATCAGAAGCCCGCGACCACCTTTGTCGCGTCGTTCATCGGCGCGCCGCCGATGAATCTCCTGCCGGTCGGATCGGACGAAATCAGATCGCAACTCGCCGGCGTGTCCGGCGAAGCCGGCCTGTTGGGAATCCGCCCCGAGGATTTTGAGATTTCGAATGACGCGATCCCTGGCGGTATAGCGCTTAAGCTGTCCGTCGAAGCGATCGAGCGCGTCGGCGCCGAGACCTTCATTTACGGCGCCCGGCAACAGCAGGGGCAGGGCGTTGCCGCCAATCCCGGGGAATTGCCACCGGGCGAGGTGATCGTGCGCATTCCCGGCGTGATCGCGCCTGCCATCGGCGAGCGCATCCAGGCCACCGCGCCGCGCGAAAAACTGCATCTTTTCACGTCCGACGGCCGCAAACGGATCGAGCTTTAACCGTCATTCCGGGATGGTCCAAAGGACCAGGCCTCAGATGTACAATTGCACATCGGGGAATCCCGAGATTCCGGGTTCGCTCCCTTCGGTCGCGCCCCGGAATGACTGGTTAACAACGGCGCGCGGCGGGGTTCCCCGAGGTGCTTGAACGCCTGTAGAATCATGCCCATATTCACTGTCGACCGGACGGCAAAGCCGCCAGCCGGTCGCCATGGGGCGCCGCAAGGGCCCCAAAATGCCAAAGTCGCTTCGAGAGGACTTTGTAAAATATGTCTCGTGTTCCTTCGTTATCCAGTCCGTTCCTGCTGGGATTTGACGAAATCGAGCGTGCGCTCGATCGGGTCGTCAAAGGCGCCGACGGTTATCCGCCCTACAATATCGAGCGGTGCGACCGTAACAACGGCCAGCCCGAACGGCTGCGCATCACGCTGGCGGTGGCGGGTTTTACCCGCGACCAACTCGATGTCACCATTGAGGAAAACCAGCTCGTGATCCGGGGCCGCCAGCAGGACGACAAAGCCCGGCAATACATCCATCGCGGCATCGCCGCGCGCCACTTCCAGCGCACTTTCGTGCTGGCGGAGGGGATGCAGGTGCTGGGCGCGGACTTGAAAAACGGGCTGTTGTCGATCGATCTGGCCCGGCCTGAGCCGGAAAAGATCGTTAAGACAATTGCTATCAATGAGCACGAATAATGGAACGAGTAGCGGACTCGACCGCTTAGTCTGACAGAGGAGTCGAGACCATGACTGAAGGTAACGTTGAGTTTGAACCGAACAGCGTCTCACCAGAGGCACTGGCGACCCTGGGCGAGGGCCATATCGCCTATGTGAAGCAGATCCGTTCCGAGGACGTGCCGGGGCTGTTTCCCCAGGCGCCGAAAATCGCGCCGGGACTGAAGCTATTCGCGCTCCATGCCGCCGACGGCACCCCGATCATGCTGACCGATAGC is drawn from Bradyrhizobium lablabi and contains these coding sequences:
- the aroA gene encoding 3-phosphoshikimate 1-carboxyvinyltransferase; the encoded protein is MLPAARAEDTILTQSAHLADQPTPLEARASGPLGGKVRVPGDKSISHRALILGALSVGETRISGLLEGDDVLNTAKAMRALGANVERTGDFAWKVCGVGVAGFAAPQVPLDFGNSGTGCRLVMGAVAGCPIAATFDGDASLRSRPMRRVLDPLELMGARVATAGEGGRLPLTLEGARDPLPILYRTPVASAQIKSAVLLAGLAAPGVTTVIETEASRDHTELMLKHFGAQIVSTPEGSHGRRIALTGQPELHGAAVVVPADPSSAAFPIVAALIVEGSDLVLSDVMTNPLRTGLFTTLREMGASIEESEIRGDAGEPMAQLRVRASKLRGVEVPPERAPSMIDEYLVLAVAASFAEGTTIMRGLQELRVKESDRLEATAAMLRVNGVKVEIVGDDLIVEGKGHVVGGGLVATHMDHRIAMSALVMGLATDKPVKVDDTAFIATSFPDFISMMRSLGAEFS
- a CDS encoding TIGR02300 family protein, translated to MAKSDLGTKRICPTTGKKFYDLNKSPVISPYTGEVVPIAPVPPPRTRADAAARASAAAAASAAEAVPEPVEAEELVPLEEADAEENTGKVKAVVPESEDDIEIDETIEDDDDDDSTFIADEEEGDEDVTDIIGDVGGDEET
- a CDS encoding GIY-YIG nuclease family protein, yielding MWYVYIIRSVDFPDQEYTGATADLKRRIPEHNAGKSAHTAKFKPWKLVWYCAFPDKYKALAFEKYLKSHSGRAFAKKRL
- a CDS encoding MarR family winged helix-turn-helix transcriptional regulator, encoding MARKHATDLPLLLGNQLCFAIYSTAHAFNRVYKPLLDRLGLTYPQYLVMLVLWERDGLSVKDIGERLFLDSGTLTPLLKRLEAAELIKRTRSTEDERQVLIALTSRGQALREKARAVPQAILAASDCSVGELSAMKNELVALRDRLNAVIGE
- a CDS encoding organic hydroperoxide resistance protein, which produces MSVNVLYKTSAKATGGRDGHAATLDGTFDVKLATPKELGGGGGAGNNPEQLFAAGYAACFIGAMKFVASQGGPKVPADAAVTTTVGIGPRAAGGFGLDIDLAVSLPGVPRAEAETLVEKAHQVCPYSNATRGNVDVRLKIV
- a CDS encoding CaiB/BaiF CoA transferase family protein, which gives rise to MTSRTVPGAMAGLRVIDLTRVLGGPYCTQILADHGADVIKVEPPAGDEVRDWGPPFHGEDAAYFVGINRNKRSIGLDLASVGGRAVLMKLLERADVLIENFKPGTLDKWGIGNDVLREKFPKLVHCRISGFGGDGPRGGNPGYDAIIQAMTGMIAATGSPQSGPMRIGVPLVDISTGLYAAIGILMALSERQRSGLGQFLETTLYETGLAIMHPHAANYFMHGKPPSLTGNEHPNLVPYAIFPTKTDNIFIGVGNDGTFRKLCKEIGKPELAGDRRFARNKDRIANRDALRAELAAVFSLYDAEPLCDRLLAAGLPAGPVQRIDQALTSAHTVHRGDVVEKDWYKGVASPIRLERTKPSLRNVPPKFSEHTREVLTEFGFLTSEIDALVAQGVVCGPERKR
- the ugpB gene encoding sn-glycerol-3-phosphate ABC transporter substrate-binding protein UgpB; this encodes MLLRHFGLGTTLAATLALATPAHAVTEIQWWHAMTGPNNDVVVKLANDFNASQSDYKIVPTFKGGYADVLNAGIAAFRAGNAPGIMQVFEVGTATMMAAKGAIKPVSELMKEQGESFDPKSYLPAITGYYSTSKGDMLSFPFNSSSMVLWVNLDALKKAEIAEPPKTWPELFADAKKLHATSPTCGFSGSWITWGLIEQFSAWHNVPIGSKANGLDGFETVLEFNNPLETKLLESLVDLQKDKSYDYSGRTNTGEGRFTSGECPIYMTSSAFYPNVKANAKFAYTAVPMPYFPDVNGAPQNSIIGGASLWVMGGKTPEEYKGIAKFFTFLSDTDRQVYLHEVSGYLPITKAAYEKTKASGFYEKNPILEVPLKELTNKPPTENSRGLRFGGMVQMRDVWSEEIEAALAGKKSAKEALDAAVSRGNQMLRQFERTAAK
- the ugpA gene encoding sn-glycerol-3-phosphate ABC transporter permease UgpA, which gives rise to MEPRAIFSGKLLPYLLILPQLAVSLIFFYWPALQALQQSFLVQDAFGLSTEFVWFENYVALLKTPEYYHAIGVTFVFSALVAFFSLTLGLLLATMANNNIRGVQIYRTFLIIPYAVAPAVASVLFIFMFQPGLGMIARALQRNGIDWNPVLNGTHAMILVVIVAVWNQISYNFLFFLAGLQAIPKSVIEAAAIDGAKPMRRFWTIVFPLLSPTTFFLIIVNITYVFFNTLGIIDTATGGGPNGATQTLVYKVFQDGKGGTDLGGSAAQSVILMIIVVALTAFQFRYVEKKVHY
- the ugpE gene encoding sn-glycerol-3-phosphate ABC transporter permease UgpE — encoded protein: MVEHRRFGNLLPHLVLLAGVAIVAFPVYLAIIASTHDNTVIANGQMPLYPGSRGLETYWNTIVSGTGRTTRQAVGVMMFNSLIMAIGIAIGKIAISIISAYAIVFFAFPFRMTAFWTIFITLMLPVEVRIFPTYKITSDLHVLDSYSGLILPLIASATATLLFRQFFMTVPKELVEASKIDGAGPIRFFWDTLLPLSMTNIAALFVILFIYGWNQYLWPLLITTRDDMQTIVIGIKKIIDVRDALTEWQVAMATAVLAMLPPVAVVVLMQRLFVKGLIETEK
- a CDS encoding sn-glycerol-3-phosphate import ATP-binding protein UgpC; this encodes MAGVILRDVRKIYPSGFEAIKGIGLEVGDGQFCVLVGPSGCGKSTLLRMVAGLETISGGEIDIGGRIVNQIEPAERDIAMVFQNYALYPHMSVYNNMAYGLRNRGMAKPEIDTRVQEAARILEIGPMLDRKPGQLSGGQRQRVAMGRAIVRQPKVFLFDEPLSNLDAKLRIAMRVEIRKLQRRLNTTSIYVTHDQLEAMTLADILVVMNGGQVEQIGNPLEIYQKPATTFVASFIGAPPMNLLPVGSDEIRSQLAGVSGEAGLLGIRPEDFEISNDAIPGGIALKLSVEAIERVGAETFIYGARQQQGQGVAANPGELPPGEVIVRIPGVIAPAIGERIQATAPREKLHLFTSDGRKRIEL
- a CDS encoding Hsp20 family protein, whose amino-acid sequence is MSRVPSLSSPFLLGFDEIERALDRVVKGADGYPPYNIERCDRNNGQPERLRITLAVAGFTRDQLDVTIEENQLVIRGRQQDDKARQYIHRGIAARHFQRTFVLAEGMQVLGADLKNGLLSIDLARPEPEKIVKTIAINEHE
- a CDS encoding DUF1150 family protein; the protein is MTEGNVEFEPNSVSPEALATLGEGHIAYVKQIRSEDVPGLFPQAPKIAPGLKLFALHAADGTPIMLTDSREAAIANAWSNELQAVSVH